In Aquimarina spinulae, a single window of DNA contains:
- a CDS encoding ornithine cyclodeaminase family protein, with the protein MDTIVQINTDFIENNTNFNELIAELKNKFASNSILVPMRHHHDFPNPVVQEDSTLLLMPAWNPGKEAGVKIVTVSPKNSQFDLPSIQGTYLYMDAIKGTIKAIMEAKSLTVKRTASASALASSYLSKTDASSLLMIGTGALSTNLIKAHASIRPIKTVYIWGRNYEKAKKISIELEGESFDIHAIPTIEEKISEVDIVSCATLSKTPLVLGKYLKTGQHVDLVGAYKKDMREADNESIKKATVFVDTYQGGLKESGDIVIPLKEGILKEEDIKADLFELCSETKQGRTSDSEITVFKSVGHALEDLAAATYYYNQYTHE; encoded by the coding sequence ATGGATACAATTGTTCAGATCAATACCGATTTTATTGAAAACAACACGAATTTTAATGAGCTAATTGCTGAATTGAAAAACAAATTTGCATCAAATTCTATTCTGGTGCCCATGCGTCATCATCATGATTTCCCAAACCCTGTGGTTCAGGAAGATTCTACACTATTGTTGATGCCGGCCTGGAATCCTGGTAAAGAAGCAGGAGTAAAAATCGTAACGGTAAGTCCAAAAAATAGTCAGTTTGATCTACCTTCGATCCAAGGTACATATTTATATATGGATGCCATCAAGGGTACCATAAAAGCTATAATGGAAGCAAAAAGTTTAACCGTAAAACGAACAGCTTCGGCATCTGCCCTGGCATCATCGTATTTATCTAAAACTGATGCTTCTTCCTTATTAATGATTGGAACAGGAGCGCTCTCTACGAATTTAATTAAAGCCCACGCCAGCATAAGGCCCATTAAAACAGTCTATATCTGGGGAAGGAATTATGAAAAAGCTAAAAAAATATCAATTGAATTAGAAGGAGAAAGTTTTGATATCCATGCTATACCTACAATCGAAGAAAAAATTTCTGAAGTAGATATTGTATCCTGCGCAACATTATCCAAAACTCCTTTGGTTTTGGGTAAATACTTAAAAACCGGGCAGCATGTAGATTTGGTTGGAGCTTACAAAAAAGATATGCGCGAAGCTGATAATGAAAGCATAAAAAAAGCTACGGTCTTTGTAGACACTTATCAAGGAGGGCTTAAAGAAAGTGGAGATATTGTTATTCCTCTTAAAGAAGGTATTCTAAAAGAAGAAGACATCAAAGCTGATTTATTCGAACTCTGCTCTGAGACTAAGCAAGGAAGAACCAGTGATAGTGAAATAACTGTTTTTAAATCTGTAGGGCATGCCCTCGAAGATTTAGCAGCAGCTACCTATTATTATAATCAATATACACATGAGTAA
- a CDS encoding S9 family peptidase: MIHCNTIKKICCIFFVILNVSILSAQQSKLSLEQIFSSRDFSSERSKALKWFEGGDSYTTLVASSENKGYYDIIKTDTKTGEQSILIPAKWMIPEGKNTPLRIENYAWSTDKNKVLFFTNSSRVWRYNTKGDYWVLDLKTKKLTKLGGAKAKSSSLMFAKFSPDGNKVGYVREHNIYVESLTDRNITALTTDGTDKIINGTFDWAYEEEFSCRDGFRWSPDGNKIAYWRVNASKIKNFLMINTTDSIYSYTIPVQYPKAGEKPSEAKVGVVNASGGVTTWMKLPGDASNQYIPRMIWKPDSKSLLLQHLNRAQNHNKVTLCNALDGNTQVIYEDKETAWLEAVDDFKYLEDASTFTWVSEKSGWKALYLVKDGNETQISPTDSDMINIELIDEKNGWLYYMASPENATQRYLYRTKLNKKGKAERLSPKDQPGTHRYRIAPNGKFAQHTYSKSGFPPTTDIISLPDHKVIKTLVSNQKLKKQITAIDHNPQEFFKISLDDGTSLDAYMIKPLGFDPSKKYPVLFHVYGEPWSQTVLDSWGGSNYLWHTMLSQQGYIVMSIDNRGTPGPKGREWRKCVYGQIGVLSSSDQAQGTKKIIEMFNFVDPDRIGIWGWSGGGSMTLNALFRYPEIYKMGMAVAPVSDQRLYDNIYQERYSGIPQLMPESYEKGSPVNFAKNLKGDLLLIHGTGDDNVHYQSIEVLANELIRHNKIFSMVSYPNRSHGIYEGENTSRHLRETLTHYLKTNLPGGGK, from the coding sequence ATGATACATTGTAATACGATCAAAAAGATTTGCTGCATATTCTTTGTTATACTAAATGTAAGCATCTTATCTGCTCAACAATCAAAACTTTCACTAGAACAAATCTTTAGTAGCAGAGATTTTTCTTCAGAACGATCAAAAGCCTTAAAATGGTTTGAAGGAGGGGATTCCTATACCACATTAGTAGCTTCTTCAGAAAACAAAGGGTATTATGATATTATTAAAACAGATACCAAAACAGGAGAGCAAAGTATTTTAATTCCAGCAAAATGGATGATTCCTGAAGGAAAAAATACTCCGCTTCGTATAGAAAATTATGCATGGTCTACCGATAAAAATAAAGTCTTATTCTTCACCAACTCTTCGAGAGTATGGAGATATAACACCAAAGGAGATTATTGGGTATTAGACTTAAAAACAAAAAAACTGACCAAACTGGGGGGTGCAAAAGCAAAATCATCTTCGCTTATGTTTGCCAAGTTTTCACCAGATGGAAATAAGGTAGGATATGTAAGAGAACACAATATTTATGTCGAATCACTTACCGATAGAAATATCACTGCATTAACAACAGACGGAACAGATAAGATCATTAACGGAACTTTTGATTGGGCATATGAAGAAGAATTCTCATGTAGAGATGGTTTTAGATGGAGTCCTGATGGTAATAAGATTGCATACTGGAGGGTCAATGCCAGTAAGATTAAGAATTTTCTTATGATCAATACTACAGATTCTATCTATTCGTATACGATACCGGTACAATATCCTAAAGCAGGAGAAAAACCATCTGAAGCAAAAGTTGGAGTCGTTAATGCATCGGGAGGAGTTACAACCTGGATGAAATTACCAGGAGATGCCAGCAACCAATATATTCCCAGGATGATTTGGAAACCAGATTCTAAATCATTGCTTCTGCAACACCTCAACAGGGCACAAAATCATAATAAAGTAACACTTTGCAATGCTTTGGATGGAAATACTCAGGTAATTTATGAAGATAAAGAAACGGCCTGGTTAGAAGCGGTAGATGATTTTAAATATCTAGAGGACGCCAGTACATTTACCTGGGTAAGTGAAAAAAGCGGATGGAAAGCTCTTTACCTTGTTAAAGATGGTAATGAAACCCAGATATCTCCTACCGATTCAGATATGATTAATATTGAATTAATCGACGAAAAAAATGGATGGTTATACTATATGGCAAGTCCAGAAAATGCTACACAAAGATACTTGTATAGAACCAAACTCAATAAAAAGGGAAAAGCAGAAAGGCTATCACCCAAAGATCAACCGGGAACCCATCGATATCGTATTGCTCCAAACGGAAAATTCGCTCAGCATACCTATTCTAAATCTGGCTTTCCTCCTACTACCGATATTATTTCTTTACCCGATCACAAAGTGATTAAAACTTTGGTCTCTAACCAAAAACTAAAAAAACAAATAACAGCTATAGATCATAATCCACAAGAGTTTTTTAAAATCTCATTAGATGATGGTACATCACTAGATGCCTATATGATCAAACCTCTAGGATTTGACCCATCAAAAAAATACCCTGTGTTATTTCATGTATATGGCGAACCTTGGTCTCAAACCGTATTAGATTCCTGGGGCGGAAGTAACTATTTATGGCATACCATGCTATCCCAGCAAGGGTATATTGTAATGAGCATTGATAACCGAGGCACTCCTGGTCCTAAGGGAAGAGAATGGAGAAAATGTGTGTATGGACAAATTGGTGTTCTTTCTTCTTCAGACCAGGCTCAAGGAACAAAAAAAATTATTGAAATGTTTAATTTTGTCGACCCTGATCGCATTGGTATCTGGGGATGGAGCGGTGGTGGTTCTATGACCCTTAATGCTTTATTCAGGTATCCCGAAATTTATAAAATGGGAATGGCAGTAGCCCCTGTATCCGATCAAAGATTATATGATAATATCTACCAGGAGCGATATTCGGGAATACCACAACTCATGCCCGAAAGTTATGAAAAAGGATCCCCGGTTAATTTTGCCAAAAATCTTAAAGGAGATTTATTACTGATTCACGGGACAGGAGATGATAATGTTCATTATCAAAGTATAGAAGTACTGGCTAATGAACTTATTCGTCATAATAAAATATTCTCTATGGTATCATATCCTAACCGATCTCATGGTATATACGAAGGAGAAAACACCTCCAGACATTTACGAGAAACACTAACCCATTATCTTAAGACAAATTTACCAGGTGGAGGAAAATAG
- a CDS encoding S28 family serine protease yields the protein MNRTKYILVLLLVNLSLFSCKSSLPPTTEISFEQKLRNLFPTADISAIQVNDHFTESYRLILKQPLDHNNPDAGTFDHYVYISHSDYSQPTVLVTEGYSAKHRTYELSTLLKANQVMVEYRFYGKSRPNPIPWKYLTNDQAIQDYHLLVTKLKKIYTNKWISTGISKGGETVLIYKSQYPKDMDAAVSYVAPLINTREDPRTEEHIATVGSKECRTKITNFQRLLLTQREALLKEIDQHSRKKKMSFTKVPSEEALEYAVLEFPFSFWQWGGKCDEIPNGNADAATLFTYLNKVVGISFYNDKTYHNLLPSYYQHMIELGYYGFDSTPVQDLIKVVKQPTNMRFAPKNVLMVYDKDYIKKVRNYVENEGDHIIYIYGEYDPWGACSPTPKPHVNALKMVLPKGSHSTRIKNFSKEDQRKIYDKLQTWLSKDD from the coding sequence ATGAATCGAACTAAGTATATATTAGTATTACTTCTTGTTAATCTTTCTCTTTTTTCTTGTAAAAGTTCGTTACCACCTACCACTGAGATATCTTTTGAGCAAAAATTAAGGAATTTGTTCCCTACGGCAGATATAAGTGCAATACAGGTGAATGATCATTTTACAGAATCGTACCGATTGATATTAAAACAGCCATTAGATCACAACAATCCAGATGCAGGAACTTTTGATCATTATGTATATATCTCTCATTCTGATTATTCGCAGCCCACAGTATTAGTTACCGAAGGGTATTCTGCAAAACATCGAACATATGAGTTGAGTACCCTGTTAAAGGCAAATCAGGTTATGGTAGAATATCGGTTTTATGGAAAATCAAGACCTAATCCAATTCCATGGAAGTATTTGACTAATGATCAGGCTATTCAGGATTATCATCTTCTGGTTACCAAACTTAAAAAAATATATACCAACAAATGGATTTCTACAGGAATAAGTAAAGGAGGGGAGACCGTATTGATTTATAAATCGCAGTACCCAAAAGATATGGATGCTGCAGTTTCTTATGTTGCTCCTTTGATTAATACTCGAGAAGACCCAAGAACAGAAGAACATATTGCTACTGTTGGAAGCAAAGAGTGCAGAACTAAGATTACTAATTTTCAACGGTTATTGTTGACTCAAAGAGAGGCTCTTTTGAAAGAAATTGATCAGCATTCGAGAAAAAAGAAAATGAGTTTTACAAAAGTACCCTCAGAAGAGGCTCTTGAATATGCAGTATTAGAATTTCCTTTTTCTTTCTGGCAGTGGGGAGGTAAGTGTGATGAAATCCCTAATGGGAATGCCGATGCTGCGACCTTGTTTACTTATCTTAATAAAGTGGTAGGAATTAGCTTCTATAATGATAAAACATATCACAACCTGTTACCTTCTTATTATCAACATATGATAGAACTTGGATATTACGGATTTGATAGTACTCCCGTACAGGATTTAATTAAAGTGGTAAAACAACCAACTAATATGAGATTTGCTCCAAAAAATGTTCTTATGGTATATGATAAGGATTATATTAAGAAAGTTAGGAATTATGTAGAGAATGAAGGAGATCATATTATTTACATTTATGGAGAGTATGACCCCTGGGGAGCGTGTTCACCTACTCCAAAACCTCATGTAAATGCCTTAAAAATGGTATTGCCCAAAGGAAGTCATAGTACCAGGATTAAAAATTTCTCAAAAGAAGATCAAAGAAAAATCTATGACAAGTTACAAACGTGGTTGTCCAAGGATGATTAA
- a CDS encoding Crp/Fnr family transcriptional regulator, whose product MLDHVFQKLHISEEELKKELREKTSISKHQKGEFLIKENKYIKVLKIVISGKVRVYQENEEREILIYYLGDMETCTLSLSACFEDCKSTVNAIVEEESMVLNIPVRFVNDWCFTYKSWNRFTINTFRDSYNVLINNYSKLAFNPLRERLLEYLMLESDNAVLQRSHQQLARELATTREVISRLLKKLETEGIVTLGKQEIRILKKDT is encoded by the coding sequence ATGTTAGATCACGTATTTCAAAAACTACACATATCAGAAGAAGAACTCAAAAAAGAGCTTCGGGAAAAAACTTCTATTTCAAAGCATCAAAAAGGTGAGTTTCTAATAAAGGAAAATAAATATATCAAAGTTCTGAAAATTGTAATCAGCGGAAAAGTTAGAGTGTATCAGGAAAATGAAGAGCGGGAAATCCTTATTTACTATTTGGGGGATATGGAAACGTGTACCCTCTCTTTATCTGCCTGTTTTGAAGATTGCAAAAGTACCGTTAATGCTATTGTTGAAGAAGAATCAATGGTATTAAATATCCCTGTGAGATTTGTAAACGATTGGTGTTTCACATATAAATCCTGGAATCGATTTACCATAAATACATTTAGAGATAGCTACAACGTACTTATTAATAACTACTCAAAACTTGCTTTTAACCCCCTTAGAGAACGTTTACTCGAATATTTAATGTTAGAATCTGACAATGCTGTTTTACAAAGATCGCATCAACAATTAGCTAGAGAATTGGCCACTACAAGAGAAGTAATTTCGAGGCTTTTAAAAAAATTAGAAACAGAGGGAATCGTTACATTAGGAAAACAAGAAATTAGAATTCTAAAAAAAGATACCTAG
- a CDS encoding alpha/beta hydrolase, which yields MKRKLKLVAVFLIGIVTFSNGANNNVNAKKGNIMETKKEIYVLVHSAWLGAWQWENVSSKLRNEGHIVITPDLPGHGNDKTPPATITMTDYVKAITNILDKQEQPVILVGHSFNGITVSRVAEVRPRKVKSIVYLSAFLLPNGGSFFDAAQGVEGSVAVDNFYLSEDKTYALVDESEIQNAFAHDIPKKAFDGAKPYIVPEPSAPLMYELEVTDGNFGRIPKYYIECTEDRAIPIEVQRAMYKGKVKKIFTLRSSHTPNFSQPENLANILLKIKDEE from the coding sequence ATGAAACGAAAATTAAAATTAGTTGCTGTTTTCCTAATCGGAATAGTAACATTTAGCAATGGTGCAAACAACAATGTAAACGCAAAAAAAGGTAACATTATGGAAACAAAAAAAGAAATTTATGTATTGGTACACTCTGCCTGGCTAGGTGCCTGGCAATGGGAAAATGTATCTTCAAAATTAAGAAATGAAGGGCATATTGTAATTACCCCGGATCTTCCCGGGCACGGAAATGATAAAACACCTCCTGCCACAATTACAATGACAGATTATGTAAAAGCAATTACTAATATTCTTGACAAGCAAGAGCAACCTGTAATATTGGTTGGGCACAGTTTTAATGGTATTACAGTGAGTAGGGTTGCAGAAGTACGACCCCGAAAAGTAAAAAGCATTGTCTACCTCTCTGCATTTTTATTGCCCAACGGAGGTTCTTTTTTTGATGCAGCCCAAGGAGTAGAAGGTTCGGTAGCTGTAGATAATTTCTACCTCTCTGAAGATAAAACCTATGCTCTGGTAGATGAGAGTGAAATTCAAAATGCCTTTGCTCATGATATCCCTAAAAAAGCTTTTGACGGAGCTAAACCCTATATTGTTCCTGAACCCTCTGCCCCGCTAATGTATGAGTTAGAAGTTACAGATGGTAACTTTGGGCGAATCCCAAAGTACTATATAGAATGTACAGAAGATCGCGCTATACCCATCGAAGTGCAAAGAGCAATGTATAAAGGAAAAGTAAAAAAAATATTTACTTTACGCTCTAGTCATACTCCGAATTTCTCTCAACCAGAAAACCTGGCCAATATTCTTTTAAAAATTAAAGACGAAGAATAA
- a CDS encoding Crp/Fnr family transcriptional regulator, translating into MIEFEQLFKGLNIVEEKLQEHILKEGVLQTVPKDTFIVEQDKYIKWLAIVISGKVRVWQENEERQILLYYVNPIQTCVLSLSATFRDCKSLVHAKTEIETTLIKIPVRFVSEWSFMFKSWNTFTTNSFIISYEDLLLSYKDLAFKKINERLIDYLRSEANRNNSSIIQISHQQLAKEVGTTREVVSKILKQYELDHIVKLQFKKIELLS; encoded by the coding sequence ATGATCGAGTTCGAACAGTTATTTAAAGGCTTGAATATTGTAGAAGAAAAACTGCAAGAACATATTCTTAAAGAAGGGGTACTACAAACAGTACCAAAGGACACCTTTATTGTAGAGCAGGATAAATATATCAAGTGGTTAGCTATTGTAATTTCGGGAAAAGTAAGAGTTTGGCAAGAAAATGAAGAGCGCCAAATTTTATTGTATTATGTAAATCCGATCCAGACCTGTGTATTGTCGTTGTCTGCTACGTTTAGGGATTGTAAAAGCCTTGTGCATGCCAAAACAGAAATAGAAACTACACTTATTAAAATTCCGGTGCGTTTTGTATCCGAATGGAGTTTTATGTTTAAATCCTGGAATACCTTTACCACTAACTCTTTCATTATAAGTTATGAAGATTTACTACTTTCTTATAAAGACCTGGCCTTTAAAAAAATAAATGAAAGATTAATAGACTACTTAAGATCCGAAGCTAATAGAAATAATTCCTCAATCATACAGATTTCACACCAACAATTAGCCAAAGAAGTGGGTACTACCCGAGAAGTAGTTTCAAAAATCTTAAAGCAATATGAATTGGATCATATTGTAAAACTACAATTCAAGAAAATAGAACTTCTTTCCTAA